A window of the Streptomyces griseochromogenes genome harbors these coding sequences:
- a CDS encoding alpha/beta hydrolase family protein yields the protein MTKAQPIEHRVGRKRGLRAVAVGAALLMNFLIAALPAQAAPSGLPAAHPARMRLPVPTGRFPVGEVTLHLADTSRHDPWHPAQDDRELMVSVYYPTTRAAGRPTAPYMLPRAAAHFDSVTANDYLGMDVPRGRADWAATVTHAAQGAPVAHGHRKRPVLLYAPGLGEPRTWGTTLVSDLASRGYVVVTVDNTYESPEVEFPDGSLATMVTPGGPDAFIRKALTIRDADTSFVLDQLGSVDSGRNPDVDGRPLPRGLVGTLDLSRVGMFGHSLGGTATATAMDADPRISAGINMDGNLTNYDGTPMPVAEHGLTRPFLLMGKDGQTDTGPGWAAFRAHTPGWNRQLRLRGSEHASFTDAESLLPQLGLAPVTLKHDIGTIAPAAAVRTNEAYVSAFFDHWLRGTRGHLLDGPSPRYPDMEFVD from the coding sequence ATGACAAAGGCACAGCCGATCGAGCACCGAGTCGGGCGGAAACGCGGCCTGCGGGCCGTGGCCGTCGGCGCGGCCCTGCTCATGAACTTCCTGATCGCCGCTCTTCCCGCTCAAGCCGCACCGTCCGGGTTACCGGCCGCACATCCGGCCCGGATGCGGCTGCCGGTCCCGACGGGCAGGTTCCCTGTCGGAGAGGTGACGCTGCACCTCGCCGACACCTCCCGCCACGACCCGTGGCACCCCGCCCAGGACGACCGCGAGTTGATGGTCAGCGTGTACTACCCCACGACACGCGCGGCCGGCCGCCCCACCGCGCCCTACATGCTGCCCCGAGCCGCGGCGCACTTCGACTCGGTGACCGCCAACGACTACCTCGGCATGGACGTGCCGAGGGGGCGGGCCGACTGGGCGGCCACCGTCACGCACGCCGCGCAGGGTGCCCCGGTCGCCCACGGACACCGGAAGCGGCCGGTGCTGCTCTACGCCCCGGGGCTGGGCGAACCCCGGACCTGGGGCACCACACTGGTGTCGGACCTGGCGAGCCGAGGCTACGTCGTGGTCACCGTCGACAACACCTACGAATCCCCGGAAGTGGAGTTCCCCGACGGTTCGCTGGCCACCATGGTCACTCCCGGCGGTCCCGATGCCTTCATCAGGAAGGCCCTCACGATCCGGGACGCCGACACCAGCTTCGTGCTGGACCAGTTGGGCTCGGTCGACTCCGGACGGAATCCGGACGTGGACGGCCGCCCCCTGCCCCGCGGCCTCGTCGGCACGCTCGATCTGTCCAGGGTCGGCATGTTCGGCCACTCGCTCGGCGGCACGGCCACCGCCACGGCCATGGACGCCGACCCACGGATCAGCGCCGGCATCAACATGGACGGCAACCTCACCAACTACGACGGCACACCGATGCCCGTGGCCGAGCACGGGCTCACCCGCCCGTTTCTGCTGATGGGGAAAGACGGACAGACGGACACGGGCCCCGGCTGGGCCGCGTTCCGGGCCCACACGCCCGGCTGGAACCGCCAGCTCAGACTGCGCGGCTCCGAGCACGCGTCCTTCACGGACGCGGAGTCCCTGCTGCCGCAGCTGGGCCTGGCGCCGGTCACCCTGAAGCACGACATCGGCACGATCGCTCCGGCCGCCGCCGTTCGCACCAACGAGGCCTATGTGTCGGCGTTCTTCGACCACTGGTTGCGCGGTACCCGCGGCCACTTGCTGGACGGCCCTTCGCCCAGGTACCCGGACATGGAGTTCGTCGACTGA
- a CDS encoding DUF6368 family protein, with product MGGPAAGLWLPREQSALDALPWLESFCEVRIESGDSLEFHVRDPAVLGLPRPRRDRSCAFSLGPESLEDYRELGFPGLGRWPAAELCLLAHCSGKDDHLLLGRLALSLAERFGALIDFGGLLGYRYSLYGVTDEERAVCLARSRGLVASLPGRVWEMPYATGDGVCGYSHVADREFLAAWLGHREFRMIK from the coding sequence ATGGGTGGGCCCGCAGCAGGGTTGTGGCTACCGCGGGAGCAAAGCGCGCTCGATGCCCTGCCCTGGCTGGAGAGCTTCTGCGAGGTGCGGATCGAGAGCGGCGATTCCCTGGAATTCCACGTGCGCGACCCCGCGGTGCTGGGCCTTCCTCGCCCGCGACGGGACCGATCCTGCGCGTTCAGTCTCGGACCGGAGTCCCTGGAGGACTACCGAGAACTGGGTTTCCCGGGACTCGGCCGGTGGCCGGCCGCCGAGCTGTGTCTGCTGGCCCATTGTTCGGGGAAGGACGATCACCTGCTGTTGGGCCGTCTCGCCCTGTCGCTTGCCGAGCGTTTCGGTGCACTGATCGATTTCGGCGGCCTGCTCGGGTATCGATACTCGCTGTACGGGGTCACCGATGAGGAGCGGGCCGTCTGCCTTGCCCGGTCGCGCGGTCTGGTCGCCTCGCTGCCGGGCCGCGTCTGGGAGATGCCCTATGCCACCGGTGACGGAGTCTGCGGCTACAGCCACGTCGCTGATCGCGAGTTCCTTGCCGCCTGGCTGGGCCACCGGGAGTTCCGGATGATCAAATAG
- a CDS encoding Smr/MutS family protein, whose amino-acid sequence MMSLDLHPIFRNNRDIELALRQFLFRANNSGESVAEIIPGKGSGRLKARVLAFLDQKHIRKLYVRREVDSGNTGRILVYFK is encoded by the coding sequence ATGATGTCGCTCGACCTCCACCCGATCTTCCGCAACAACCGCGACATCGAACTGGCGCTGCGTCAGTTCCTCTTCCGGGCCAACAACTCGGGCGAGTCCGTCGCGGAGATCATTCCGGGCAAGGGGTCCGGGCGGCTCAAGGCTCGTGTCCTCGCGTTCCTCGACCAGAAGCACATCCGGAAGCTGTACGTCCGCCGGGAGGTCGACTCCGGCAACACCGGGCGCATCCTCGTCTACTTCAAGTGA